Proteins from a genomic interval of Leifsonia shinshuensis:
- a CDS encoding AraC family transcriptional regulator — translation MESVQGEVAEAHEPPGGDRDLALADGRMSAFATADVDEARFVGSQMFYGGAIRPDGRGTGFEVRIVGTRIGPLSLGLVGFGTQVSIAFRGLGGSYGVTLPMRGTIGHRIGSREYAATPDAAAVIGLADAVDAAGWAEGARSLHLRMERGALEAGLSRMLGVDGVGEIRFPDLLDLRSGRGADWAQLAGALFGRLERDDGLVANALFAAQLSDAVMTGLLLATDHQYREALDAPPRPAPPATIRRAAQFIDENAHLPITVPDVAAAVGANTRTLSRGFRDHLDTSPGAYLARARLDGAHRELAASRPERTSVSQVAAAWGFFNPGRFASRYRATFGVLPSQTLRSGS, via the coding sequence ATGGAGTCGGTTCAGGGCGAGGTCGCGGAGGCGCACGAGCCTCCGGGCGGCGATCGGGACCTGGCGCTGGCCGACGGGCGGATGTCGGCCTTCGCGACCGCCGACGTGGACGAGGCCCGGTTCGTCGGTTCGCAGATGTTCTACGGCGGCGCGATCAGACCGGACGGGCGCGGGACCGGCTTCGAGGTCCGGATCGTCGGCACGAGGATCGGGCCCCTGTCGCTCGGCCTGGTCGGCTTCGGCACGCAGGTGTCGATCGCGTTCCGCGGCCTCGGCGGCTCCTACGGCGTGACCCTCCCGATGCGGGGGACCATCGGGCATCGCATCGGCTCGCGGGAGTACGCCGCGACGCCGGACGCGGCGGCGGTCATCGGGCTGGCCGACGCGGTCGACGCCGCCGGCTGGGCCGAGGGCGCGCGCTCCCTGCACCTGCGGATGGAGCGGGGCGCCCTGGAGGCGGGGCTGAGCCGCATGCTCGGCGTCGACGGCGTCGGCGAGATCCGCTTCCCCGACCTCCTCGACCTCCGTAGCGGCCGCGGCGCCGACTGGGCGCAGCTGGCGGGCGCGCTCTTCGGCAGGCTGGAACGGGACGACGGCCTGGTCGCCAACGCCCTGTTCGCCGCGCAGCTGTCGGACGCCGTCATGACCGGGCTGCTGCTGGCGACCGACCATCAGTACCGGGAGGCGCTGGACGCGCCGCCGCGCCCCGCGCCGCCCGCGACCATCCGGCGCGCGGCGCAGTTCATCGACGAGAACGCCCACCTGCCGATCACGGTGCCCGATGTCGCCGCCGCCGTCGGCGCGAACACGCGGACCCTCAGCCGCGGCTTCCGCGACCACCTGGACACCAGTCCGGGTGCGTACCTCGCCCGCGCCCGACTCGACGGCGCCCACCGGGAGCTCGCGGCGAGCCGGCCGGAGCGGACGTCCGTCTCCCAGGTCGCGGCGGCGTGGGGGTTCTTCAACCCGGGCCGGTTCGCCAGCCGCTATCGCGCCACGTTCGGCGTGCTGCCGTCGCAGACGCTGCGTTCGGGGTCGTAG
- a CDS encoding glucoamylase family protein has translation MTRSHPPRRSRRTTAIARAAAAAVLAVASLATAQTAIAAPAPDSAGAHGAPGMQGISAQAPLTVAQKSALLQVAKDTWAFFEKDTDPVTHLPLDNLGPGTTRGAYTSAANIGVYLEAVVSAGDLGIIPRPRERALISSTLDTVATLKRSHGFLFQWYDTGNGHTILNPGAADCSTETTPKQDNCSFLSAVDNGWYASGLLVARQALPELRKQIDALIQPMDFSIFYDDRAQTACNTNPAIAGNQPTGQMYGGYYADQGPAGYHNGAIYSDPRIAMYIGMGLHQMPGDVWWRTWRTLPPKQCPTDPDFSWQGQWPVAGDWQKYTDPQSGKAFNVWEGHYTYPGTSLTFLPTWGGGMFEAMLANEIVPETTWGQNGFGLADVRTAQVQEKYATETLGFPVWGMSPSSTPDDTGGYGVYGAAGQKFPAGQALAQCPGCANESTVTPHASFTALGVLPQDAFANIQKLRTLYPGSYTPDGGFYDAVNPATGAIGHRRLVLDQSMIMMALDNALRDGAIRRHFADDPASWAAKTYLGMETMTLK, from the coding sequence ATGACCAGATCCCATCCGCCGCGGCGCTCACGCCGCACCACCGCGATCGCCCGGGCGGCCGCCGCGGCCGTCCTCGCCGTCGCGTCCCTCGCGACGGCCCAAACCGCGATAGCCGCTCCCGCGCCCGACAGCGCGGGAGCCCACGGCGCGCCCGGCATGCAGGGCATCAGCGCGCAGGCGCCGCTCACCGTCGCCCAGAAGTCCGCCCTCCTCCAGGTCGCGAAGGACACCTGGGCGTTCTTCGAGAAGGACACCGACCCGGTCACCCACCTCCCGCTCGACAACCTCGGTCCGGGCACGACGCGGGGCGCCTACACCTCCGCCGCGAACATCGGCGTCTACCTGGAGGCCGTGGTCTCCGCCGGCGACCTCGGGATCATCCCTCGGCCGCGCGAGCGCGCGCTGATCTCTTCGACGCTGGACACCGTCGCCACGCTGAAGCGCTCGCACGGCTTCCTGTTCCAGTGGTACGACACCGGCAACGGGCACACCATCCTGAACCCCGGCGCCGCCGACTGCTCCACCGAGACGACGCCGAAGCAGGACAACTGCTCGTTCCTCTCGGCGGTCGACAACGGCTGGTACGCGTCCGGCCTGCTGGTCGCGCGCCAGGCGCTGCCCGAGCTGCGGAAGCAGATCGACGCGCTCATCCAGCCGATGGACTTCTCGATCTTCTACGACGACCGGGCGCAGACCGCCTGCAACACCAACCCGGCCATCGCGGGCAACCAGCCGACCGGCCAGATGTACGGCGGCTACTACGCCGACCAGGGCCCGGCCGGCTACCACAACGGCGCGATCTACAGCGACCCGCGCATCGCCATGTACATCGGCATGGGACTGCACCAGATGCCGGGCGACGTCTGGTGGCGCACCTGGCGCACCCTCCCGCCGAAGCAGTGCCCGACGGATCCGGACTTCTCCTGGCAGGGCCAGTGGCCGGTCGCCGGCGACTGGCAGAAGTACACCGACCCGCAGAGCGGAAAGGCCTTCAACGTCTGGGAGGGCCACTACACCTACCCCGGCACGTCGCTGACCTTCCTCCCGACCTGGGGAGGCGGCATGTTCGAGGCGATGCTCGCGAACGAGATCGTGCCGGAGACCACCTGGGGCCAGAACGGCTTCGGGCTGGCCGACGTGAGGACGGCGCAGGTGCAGGAGAAGTACGCGACCGAGACCCTCGGCTTCCCGGTCTGGGGGATGTCGCCGTCGAGCACGCCGGACGACACCGGCGGCTACGGCGTCTACGGCGCAGCAGGCCAGAAGTTCCCGGCCGGCCAGGCGCTCGCGCAGTGCCCGGGCTGCGCGAACGAGAGCACCGTGACGCCGCACGCGTCGTTCACGGCGCTCGGCGTGCTCCCGCAGGACGCGTTCGCGAACATCCAGAAGCTGCGCACGCTCTACCCGGGCAGCTACACGCCGGACGGCGGCTTCTACGACGCCGTCAACCCGGCGACGGGCGCGATCGGCCACCGCCGCCTCGTGCTGGACCAGTCGATGATCATGATGGCCCTCGACAACGCCCTGCGCGACGGCGCGATCCGCCGGCACTTCGCGGACGACCCGGCCTCCTGGGCGGCGAAGACCTACCTGGGGATGGAGACGATGACGCTGAAGTAG
- a CDS encoding RNA polymerase sigma factor, whose product MRPFADTAVDDDLVARSRAGDNAAFAELWRRHAAAGRRYASSATSAFDPDDLVSEAFTRIYRTLRNGRGPQRGFRGYLYTTIRNAAASWAASRHEIAVDDPEGYEEPWTDDHQDGVWERSRLAGLLGSLPERWSTALWYSEVEQLTASELAGVLGITPNAAAALAYRAREGLRRAWSALELAA is encoded by the coding sequence ATGCGCCCGTTCGCAGACACCGCCGTCGACGACGACCTGGTCGCCCGCAGCCGAGCAGGCGACAATGCCGCCTTCGCCGAGCTGTGGCGCCGCCACGCCGCCGCCGGCCGGCGCTACGCCTCGTCCGCCACCTCCGCCTTCGACCCCGACGACCTGGTCTCGGAGGCGTTCACCCGCATCTACCGGACGCTCCGCAACGGGCGCGGCCCGCAACGCGGTTTCCGCGGCTACCTCTACACCACGATCCGCAACGCCGCAGCGTCGTGGGCGGCCTCCCGCCACGAGATCGCGGTCGACGACCCCGAGGGCTACGAGGAGCCGTGGACGGACGACCACCAGGACGGCGTCTGGGAGCGGTCGCGGCTCGCCGGCCTGCTCGGCTCGCTCCCCGAGCGCTGGAGCACGGCGCTCTGGTACAGCGAGGTCGAGCAGCTGACCGCGTCCGAGCTGGCGGGTGTCCTCGGCATCACGCCCAACGCCGCCGCCGCCCTGGCCTACCGGGCGCGCGAGGGGCTCCGCCGCGCGTGGTCGGCGCTGGAGCTCGCAGCCTGA
- a CDS encoding helix-turn-helix transcriptional regulator — protein sequence MRIDDEPDALPGRRDECVRLDDLLAQASSGRSAVLVLRGETGVGKTALLDYAVRRAAGFTLARATGVESEFELAYAVVQQLCAPFLDRAAGLPEPQREALGAALGSRGGEPPDRFLVGLAVLGLLAEVAETGPVLCVVDDAQWVDTASAQTLAFVARRLAAERVALVLAVRDADDTAAAESDPARDVYDGLPTLPLHGLADADAEALLDSVTAGPLDDRVRARIVAEARGNPLALLELPRDLDAAELAFGSGPRDRAALPGRIERGFARRLDGLPADTRWLLLIAAADPSGDVALLWRAAGRAGIPADASGPAEEAGLLELGAQARFRHPLMRSAVFRAATDAERRAAHRALAEAIVGEADADYRAWHRAGAAASLDEEVAAELEASAARARARGGWAAACSFLTRSMELTPDPERRARRALDAADARLQAGAPDAARAMLALATGGPLDDRVRARAQLLGARLAFASTRGREAPALLLSAAKRFEPLDPATARDTYLDAFTAALFAGRLADGGAALDDVAAAISAARLGDAEAQGAACALLLDGFAAVVRDGYAAGVPLLRRALDALRADPLGDEDALRWLWPASRAARAVGDDVSWSELTARHVDLARRTGALAMLPIALTERFTVELFLGDLSAALAVAAEADAVAAVTGRGLSPHIAFLRAAWGGREAEARALLDASRADVASRGEGLWLAGTELTTAVFLNAFGRYEEAIAVAERAEAHPYELGLSTWVHPELVEAAARLDRPDRGADALARLTEIAEASGTDWALGVLARCRALLAADDEAEGLYRESVERLERTRIRVALARTRLVYGEWLRRQGRRVDAREQLRAAHAFFREVGMEGFAERARRELAATGETARARSVDTVNDLTEQEALIARLAADGRSNPEIGAQLFLSPRTVEWHLGKVFTKLGVTTRRELRATAAGPRGRGLGVL from the coding sequence ATGAGGATCGACGACGAGCCCGACGCGCTGCCCGGCAGGCGCGACGAATGCGTGCGGCTGGACGACCTGCTCGCGCAGGCGTCCTCCGGCCGGAGCGCCGTGCTGGTGCTGCGCGGCGAGACGGGCGTGGGCAAGACGGCGCTGCTGGACTACGCGGTGCGGCGGGCCGCCGGCTTCACCCTCGCCCGGGCGACCGGGGTCGAATCGGAGTTCGAGCTCGCGTACGCGGTCGTCCAGCAGCTCTGCGCGCCGTTCCTCGACCGCGCCGCCGGCCTCCCCGAGCCGCAGCGGGAGGCGCTCGGCGCGGCGCTCGGCTCGCGCGGCGGGGAGCCGCCCGATCGTTTCCTCGTCGGGCTCGCCGTGCTGGGGCTGCTGGCGGAGGTCGCCGAGACGGGCCCGGTGCTCTGCGTCGTGGACGACGCCCAATGGGTGGACACGGCGTCGGCGCAGACCCTCGCCTTCGTGGCGCGGCGGCTCGCGGCGGAGCGCGTCGCGCTGGTGCTCGCGGTGCGCGACGCGGATGACACGGCAGCGGCGGAGTCGGACCCGGCCCGCGACGTGTACGACGGTCTCCCCACGCTCCCGCTCCACGGGCTGGCGGACGCCGACGCGGAAGCGCTCCTCGACTCGGTGACGGCCGGTCCGCTCGACGACCGGGTGCGCGCCAGGATCGTCGCGGAGGCGCGCGGCAACCCGCTGGCCCTCCTGGAGCTGCCGCGGGACCTGGACGCCGCGGAGCTGGCGTTCGGGAGCGGCCCACGGGACAGGGCGGCGCTCCCCGGCCGGATCGAGCGGGGCTTCGCGCGGCGGCTGGACGGGCTGCCCGCCGACACCCGCTGGCTGTTGCTGATCGCCGCGGCCGACCCGTCCGGCGACGTGGCGCTGCTGTGGCGGGCCGCCGGGCGGGCGGGGATCCCGGCGGACGCGTCCGGCCCCGCCGAGGAGGCGGGGCTGCTGGAGCTCGGTGCGCAGGCGCGCTTCCGGCACCCGCTGATGCGGTCCGCGGTCTTCCGGGCGGCGACGGACGCGGAGCGCCGTGCCGCGCATCGGGCGCTGGCGGAGGCGATCGTCGGGGAGGCCGACGCCGACTACCGGGCCTGGCACCGGGCCGGGGCGGCGGCGTCGCTGGACGAGGAGGTCGCCGCCGAGCTGGAGGCGTCGGCGGCCCGGGCGCGGGCCAGGGGTGGCTGGGCCGCGGCCTGCTCGTTCCTGACCCGCTCGATGGAGCTCACGCCCGACCCGGAGCGCCGGGCGCGGCGCGCGCTGGACGCGGCGGACGCGCGCCTGCAGGCCGGAGCCCCCGACGCCGCGCGCGCGATGCTCGCGCTGGCGACCGGAGGCCCGCTGGACGACCGCGTCCGGGCGCGGGCGCAGCTGCTCGGCGCCCGGCTCGCCTTCGCCTCCACGCGGGGCAGGGAGGCGCCCGCGCTGCTGCTGAGCGCGGCGAAGCGCTTCGAGCCGCTCGACCCGGCCACCGCGAGGGACACCTACCTCGACGCGTTCACCGCCGCGCTGTTCGCCGGCCGGCTCGCCGACGGCGGGGCGGCGCTGGACGACGTCGCCGCCGCGATCTCGGCGGCACGCCTCGGCGACGCGGAGGCGCAGGGGGCGGCGTGCGCCCTCCTGCTCGACGGCTTCGCCGCGGTCGTCCGCGACGGGTACGCCGCCGGCGTGCCGCTGCTGCGCCGGGCGCTCGACGCCCTGCGGGCCGACCCGCTCGGCGACGAGGATGCGCTCCGCTGGCTGTGGCCGGCCTCCCGCGCGGCGCGCGCCGTCGGCGACGACGTCAGCTGGAGCGAGCTGACCGCGCGGCACGTCGACCTCGCCCGGCGCACCGGCGCGCTGGCGATGCTGCCGATCGCGCTGACCGAGCGGTTCACCGTCGAGCTGTTCCTCGGCGACCTCTCGGCCGCCCTGGCGGTCGCCGCGGAGGCGGACGCCGTGGCCGCCGTCACTGGGCGCGGCCTCAGCCCGCACATCGCCTTCCTGCGGGCGGCTTGGGGCGGCAGGGAGGCGGAGGCCAGGGCGCTGCTCGACGCGAGCCGCGCGGATGTGGCGTCCCGCGGCGAGGGGCTCTGGCTCGCCGGGACCGAGCTGACCACCGCGGTCTTCCTGAACGCGTTCGGCCGGTACGAGGAGGCGATCGCCGTGGCCGAGCGGGCCGAGGCCCATCCGTACGAGCTGGGGCTGTCGACCTGGGTCCACCCCGAGCTGGTCGAGGCGGCCGCGCGCCTCGACCGGCCGGACCGGGGTGCGGACGCCCTGGCCCGGCTCACCGAGATCGCGGAGGCCTCCGGCACCGACTGGGCGCTCGGCGTCCTGGCGCGCTGCCGGGCCCTCCTCGCCGCGGACGACGAGGCGGAGGGGCTGTACCGGGAGTCGGTGGAGCGCCTCGAGCGCACCAGGATCCGGGTGGCCCTGGCACGCACCCGGCTGGTCTACGGGGAGTGGCTGCGCCGGCAGGGCCGCCGGGTGGACGCGCGCGAGCAGCTCCGCGCCGCACACGCGTTCTTCCGCGAGGTCGGCATGGAGGGCTTCGCCGAGCGGGCCCGCCGGGAGCTCGCGGCGACCGGCGAGACCGCGCGCGCCCGTTCGGTCGACACGGTCAACGACCTGACCGAGCAGGAGGCGCTCATCGCCCGCCTCGCCGCGGACGGCCGCAGCAACCCGGAGATCGGCGCGCAGCTGTTCCTCAGCCCGCGCACCGTCGAGTGGCACCTCGGCAAGGTCTTCACCAAGCTCGGGGTGACCACCCGACGGGAGCTGCGGGCCACCGCGGCGGGACCGCGCGGCCGCGGGCTCGGAGTGCTGTGA